A single window of Populus nigra chromosome 17, ddPopNigr1.1, whole genome shotgun sequence DNA harbors:
- the LOC133676586 gene encoding SKP1-like protein 14, with protein sequence MASSAETTETSKPSTETTAESTAKSTKIITLKISDEAIFEVEDSVAMEILVIVKSFLKDQSPSTDIVPLANILAKPFSQFIEFCKEHVMFKENPDKEKQKKISEFFLKEKSYEELLDMITVAKYLEAEDLLDLLSQAVADRIQIKSVEYMRKFFGIENDFTPEEEAKLCEERS encoded by the coding sequence ATGGCTTCCTCAGCCGAAACTACCGAAACCTCCAAACCCTCAACCGAAACAACCGCAGAAAGCACCGCAAAAAGCACCAAGATAATCACTTTGAAAATCTCAGACGAAGCGATCTTTGAAGTGGAAGATTCGGTGGCGATGGAAATATTGGTGATAGTTAAATCATTCTTGAAAGATCAGTCTCCGTCAACCGATATTGTTCCTCTCGCGAATATATTGGCCAAGCCATTCTCACAGTTTATTGAGTTCTGCAAGGAGCACGTCATGTTTAAAGAAAACCCAGATAaagaaaagcagaaaaaaattagtgagttttttcttaaagaaaagaGTTATGAAGAGTTGCTGGATATGATCACTGTGGCTAAGTACTTAGAGGCTGAAGACTTGCTCGACCTACTTAGCCAGGCTGTTGCTGATAGGATTCAGATCAAGAGTGTTGAATATATGAGAAAGTTTTTTGGGATTGAGAATGACTTTACTCCTGAAGAAGAGGCAAAGCTATGTGAAGAACGTTCTTAG